In Amycolatopsis sp. EV170708-02-1, the following are encoded in one genomic region:
- a CDS encoding chitinase has protein sequence MRRKAAVGIVFLLLGLLMPAAAQAAIPAHALVGYLHASFANGSGYTRIADVPDDWDIIDLAFAEPTSTTSGELRFGLCPAAECPNVESEAEFIAGIKAQREKGKKVVISVGGQNGQVRLTTAAARDAFVSSASAIIDKYGLDGIDIDFEGHSLSLDPGDTDFKNPKTPVVVNLISALKTLKAKYGNDFVLTMAPETFFVQLGHQFYGPGPNGSADPRSGAYLPVIHALRDSLTVLHVQDYNSGPIMGLDGQYHTMGTADFHTAMTDMVLTGFPVAGDAANVFPALKPEQVAIGLPASPSAGNGHTTPADVRASLDCLTKGSGCGTYQPHSTFPALRGLMTWSINWDKFGGWEFSKNFASYFG, from the coding sequence ATGCGCCGGAAAGCCGCCGTCGGCATCGTTTTCCTCTTACTGGGCCTGCTGATGCCCGCCGCGGCACAGGCCGCGATCCCGGCCCACGCCCTGGTCGGCTACCTGCACGCGAGCTTCGCGAACGGCTCCGGCTACACGAGGATCGCCGACGTCCCTGACGACTGGGACATCATCGACCTCGCCTTCGCCGAACCGACATCCACGACCTCGGGCGAACTCCGGTTCGGACTCTGCCCCGCGGCGGAATGCCCGAACGTCGAATCCGAGGCGGAGTTCATCGCCGGGATCAAGGCGCAGCGGGAGAAGGGCAAGAAGGTCGTCATCTCCGTCGGCGGCCAGAACGGGCAGGTGCGGCTGACCACGGCCGCCGCGCGGGACGCGTTCGTCAGCTCGGCGAGCGCGATCATCGACAAGTACGGCCTGGACGGGATCGACATCGACTTCGAGGGCCACTCGCTGTCCCTCGACCCCGGCGACACCGACTTCAAGAACCCGAAGACGCCCGTGGTGGTCAACCTCATCTCCGCGTTGAAGACGTTGAAAGCCAAGTACGGCAACGACTTCGTGCTGACGATGGCGCCGGAGACGTTCTTCGTCCAGCTGGGACACCAGTTCTACGGGCCGGGCCCGAACGGGAGCGCCGATCCGCGCTCCGGCGCCTACCTACCGGTGATCCACGCGCTGCGGGACTCGCTGACCGTGCTGCACGTCCAGGACTACAACTCCGGCCCGATCATGGGACTCGACGGCCAGTACCACACGATGGGGACCGCGGACTTCCACACGGCGATGACCGACATGGTGCTCACCGGCTTCCCCGTCGCGGGCGACGCGGCGAACGTGTTCCCCGCGCTGAAACCGGAACAGGTCGCGATCGGCCTGCCTGCGTCGCCGTCGGCGGGCAACGGGCATACGACCCCGGCGGACGTGCGCGCTTCGCTGGACTGCCTGACGAAGGGGAGCGGCTGCGGCACCTACCAGCCGCACAGCACCTTCCCGGCCCTGCGCGGGCTGATGACCTGGTCGATCAACTGGGACAAGTTCGGCGGCTGGGAGTTCTCGAAGAACTTCGCTTCGTACTTCGGCTGA
- a CDS encoding heme-degrading domain-containing protein, producing MSDDTLAVLAAQEERLVFRRFDNETALELGAHLLAAARDRALPVTVSVRRGGQRLFHAALPGTSADNDAWIDRKSRVVDRYGHSSFFVGEQFRAKGTTFEADSRLDPDLYAAHGGVFPVIVEGVGPVGTVGVSGLPQADDHAFVVEQLEIFLAAAS from the coding sequence ATGAGCGATGACACCCTGGCCGTCCTGGCCGCACAGGAGGAGCGCCTGGTCTTCCGCCGGTTCGACAACGAGACCGCGCTGGAGCTGGGCGCCCACCTGCTCGCGGCGGCACGGGACCGCGCCCTCCCGGTGACGGTCTCCGTGCGCCGCGGCGGACAGCGCCTGTTCCACGCCGCGTTGCCGGGCACCTCGGCCGACAACGACGCGTGGATCGACCGCAAGAGCCGCGTCGTCGACCGATACGGGCACAGCTCGTTCTTCGTCGGCGAGCAGTTCCGCGCGAAGGGCACGACGTTCGAAGCGGACTCCCGCCTCGACCCGGACCTGTACGCCGCGCACGGCGGCGTGTTCCCGGTGATCGTCGAGGGCGTGGGCCCGGTCGGCACCGTCGGCGTCTCGGGACTGCCTCAGGCCGACGATCACGCGTTCGTCGTCGAGCAGCTGGAGATCTTCCTCGCCGCAGCGTCCTAA